A part of Hippopotamus amphibius kiboko isolate mHipAmp2 chromosome 16, mHipAmp2.hap2, whole genome shotgun sequence genomic DNA contains:
- the NTN5 gene encoding netrin-5, producing MPVTFALLLLLSQASADPCYHPGGRPRFCLPPVTQLAGMAASCPQACIPSPGTDLGPQATCNGSLTLALGGSFLLTSVSLRFCTAGPPALVLSAAWATAGPWRSLWRRPAWPGALGGPDRVTFRAPPGPKASVVASHLRVELGGRAGLAAAGVRGRCQCHGHAARCAARDRPPRCRCQHHTTGPGCESCRPSHRDWPWRPATPRHPHPCLPCSCNQHARRCRFNSELFRLSGGRSGGVCERCRHHTAGRHCHYCQPGFWRDPSQPINSRKACRACQCHPIGATGGTCNQTSGQCSCKLGVTGLTCNRCGPGYQQSRSPRMPCQRIPEATTTLATTPHAYSSDPQCQNYCNISDTRVHMSLRRYCQQDYVLRAQVVASEAAGPAWQRLTVRVLAVYKQRARPVRLGGQDAWVPHADLACGCLHLQPATHYLLLGSAAGGPDPARLVLDRHGLALPWRPRWARPLRRLQQEERAGGCRGLRPSTPSPEPRI from the exons ATGCCTGTGACCTTtgccctcctgctcctcctgagCCAGGCCAGCGCGGACCCATGCTACCACCCAGGGGGCCGCCCCCGCTTCTGCCTCCCACCAGTGACCCAGCTGGCCGGCATGGCTGCCTCCTGTCCCCAGGCCTGCATCCCCTCCCCAGGCACAGACCTCGGCCCCCAGGCCACCTGCAATGGCAGTCTGACCCTGGCCCTGGGAGGCTCCTTCCTCCTGACATCTGTCAGCCTGCGCTTCTGCACTGCAGGACCCCCAGCCCTGGTCCTGTCTGCCGCGTGGGCCACTGCAGGGCCCTGGAGATCACTGTGGCGCAGGCCCGCCTGGCCGGGGGCCTTGGGAGGCCCCGACAGGGTGACCTTCCGAGCCCCACCGGGCCCTAAGGCCAGCGTGGTGGCCAGTCACCTCCGTGTGGAGCTCGGGGGTCGGGCAGGGCTGGCAGCAGCAGGAGTGAGAGGCCGCTGCCAGTGCCACGGCCATGCAGCCCGCTGTGCTGCCCGCGACCGGCCGCCCCGCTGCCGCTGCCAACACCACACCACCGGCCCAGGGTGTGAGAGCTGCCGCCCATCCCACCGCGACTGGCCCTGGCGGCCCGCCACGCCCCGGCACCCACACCCTTGCTTGC CCTGCTCCTGCAACCAGCACGCACGACGCTGCAGGTTCAACTCTGAGCTGTTCAGGCTGTCGGGCGGCCggagtgggggtgtgtgtgagcGGTGCCGCCACCACACAGCCGGGCGGCACTGCCACTACTGCCAGCCGGGGTTCTGGAGGGACCCCAGCCAGCCTATCAACAGCCGCAAGGCCTGCAGGG CCTGCCAGTGCCATCCTATTGGGGCGACAGGTGGTACCTGCAACCAGACCAGTGGGCAGTGCTCCTGCAAGTTAGGGGTCACTGGCCTGACGTGCAACCGCTGTGGTCCCGGCTACCAGCAGAGCCGCTCCCCCAGGATGCCCTGCCAGC GAATTCCAGAGGCAACAACCACCCTTGCTACAACCCCTCATGCTTACAGCTCTG ACCCTCAGTGTCAAAACTACTGCAATATCTCGGACACCAGGGTACACATGAGCCTTCGGAGGTACTGCCAGCAGGACTACG TGCTCCGCGCGCAGGTGGTGGCGTCGGAGGCGGCAGGCCCGGCGTGGCAGCGGCTCACCGTGCGCGTGCTGGCCGTATACAAGCAGCGAGCGCGGCCTGTGCGCCTCGGCGGCCAGGACGCCTGGGTGCCCCACGCCGACCTGGCCTGCGGCTGCCTGCACCTGCAGCCCGCCACCCACTACCTGCTGCTGGGCAGCGCGGCCGGCGGCCCCGACCCCGCGCGCCTCGTCCTCGACCGCCACGGCCTCGCGCTGCCCTGGAGGCCGCGCTGGGCCCGGCCGCTGCGGCGGCTGCAGCAAGAGGAGCGCGCCGGGGGCTGCCGCGGCCTGCGGCCTTCGACTCCCAGTCCTGAACCCAGGATCTAG
- the LOC130838721 gene encoding LOW QUALITY PROTEIN: galactoside 2-alpha-L-fucosyltransferase SEC1-like (The sequence of the model RefSeq protein was modified relative to this genomic sequence to represent the inferred CDS: inserted 1 base in 1 codon; deleted 1 base in 1 codon) — protein sequence MKSWAACPSLSTIYFLFVTFALSTIFHCHWRLALVPTPWAYPGRVVLFPRHLPQXGMFTINSKGRLGNQVGEYATLYALAEMNRRPAFIPPQRHSTLAPIFRITLPVLHDSTASRIPWQNYHLNDWMEEQYRHIPGEYVGLTGYPCSWTFYHHLRAEILQEFTLHDHVHKEAQNFLRGLQATWGQQATFVGVHVCRGDYVRVMPNVWKGVVADQPYLEQALDWFRARYHSPLFVITRDDMAWCQQNTDSSLWDVVFAGNGLQGSPARDFALLTQCNHTVITVGTSGIWATCLTGGNAVYLANSPFYLIFKPQVAFLPEWVGIAAELGQARGNVP from the exons ATGAAATCCTGGGCTGCTTGCCCTTCCTTGTCCACCATCTACTTCCTCTTTGTCACCTTTGCACTGTCCACCATTTTCCACTGCCACTGGCGCCTGGCCCTggtgcccaccccctgggcctaCCCGGGCCGAGTGGTCCTGTTCCCCAGGCACCTGCCCC GGGGCATGTTCACCATCAACTCCAAAGGCCGCCTGGGGAACCAGGTGGGGGAGTACGCCACCCTGTACGCCCTGGCCGAGATGAACAGGCGACCAGCCTTCATCCCGCCTCAGAGGCACAGCACACTGGCCCCCATCTTCAGaatcaccctccccgtcctgcaCGACTCCACGGCCAGCCGGATCCCCTGGCAGAACTACCACCTGAACGACTGGATGGAGGAGCAGTACCGCCACATCCCGGGGGAGTACGTGGGCCTCACCGGCTACCCCTGCTCCTGGACCTTCTACCACCACCTCCGCGCCGAGATTCTCCAGGAGTTCACCCTCCATGACCACGTGCACAAGGAGGCCCAGAATTTCCTGCGGGGTCTGCAGGCCACGTGGGGCCAGCAGGCCACCTTCGTGGGGGTCCACGTGTGCCGG GGGGACTATGTCCGAGTCATGCCCAACGTGTGGAAGGGCGTGGTGGCTGACCAGCCATACCTAGAGCAGGCCCTGGACTGGTTCCGGGCTCGCTACCACAGCCCGCTCTTCGTGATCACCCGCGACGACATGGCCTGGTGCCAGCAGAACACTGACAGCTCCCTCTGGGACGTGGTGTTTGCTGGCAATGGCCTGCAGGGCTCGCCCGCCAGGGACTTTGCACTGCTCACACAGTGCAACCACACCGTCATCACTGTGGGCACCTCTGGGATCTGGGCCACCTGCCTCACAGGTGGGAACGCCGTCTACCTGGCCAACTCCCCCTTCTACTTAATCTTTAAGCCCCAGGTGGCCTTCCTCCCAGAATGGGTAGGCATTGCAGCTGAGCTGGGGCAGGCCAGAGGGAATGTCCCCTAG